The Ciconia boyciana chromosome 2, ASM3463844v1, whole genome shotgun sequence genome has a segment encoding these proteins:
- the ZEB1 gene encoding zinc finger E-box-binding homeobox 1 has product MADGPRCKRRKQANPRRNNVTNYNNVVEANSDSDDEDKLHIVEEESVTDAADCDASVPEDDLPTDHTVLPENSEREGSTNSCWDDEAGKETKEILGPEAQTDEVGCTVKEDECDSDAENEQNHDPNVEEFLQQEDTAVIYPEAPEEDQRQGTPEASGQDENGTPDAFSQLLTCPYCDRGYKRFTSLKEHIKYRHEKNEDNFSCSLCSYTFAYRTQLDRHMTSHKSGRDQRHVTQSSGNRKFKCTECGKAFKYKHHLKEHLRIHSGEKPYECSNCKKRFSHSGSYSSHISSKKCIGLMPVNGRARSGLKTSQCSSPSLSASPGSPARPQIRQKIENKPLQEQLPVNQIKTEPVDYEFKPIVVASGINCSTPLQNGVFSGGSPLQATSSPQGVVQAVVLPTVGLVSPISINLSDIQNVLKVAVDGNVIRQVLENNHANLASKEQETISNASIPQAGHSLISAISLPLVDQDGTTKIIINYSLEQPSQLQVVPQNLKKENSVPTNSCKNEKLPEDLTVKSEKDKNFEGEANDSTCLLCDDCPGDLNALQELKHYETKNPPQLPQPSGTEAEKPDSPVPSETGENYLSPGQPPLKNLLSLLKAYYALNAQPSAEELSKIADSVNLPLDVVKKWFEKMQAGQISVQSSGPSSPEQVKLSSPTDNDDQAATTTVSEPQNSTNNSQNPVNTTKSQTLPGGSTLNGSRSSTPSPSPLNLSSSRNSQGYTYTAEGVQEEPQIEPLDLSLPKQHGELLERSTITSVYQNSVYSVQEEPLNLTCAKKEPQKDNSITDSDPIVNVIPPSANPINIAIPTVTAQLPTIVAIADQNSVPCLRALAANKQTILIPQVAYTYSTTVSPAVQETPPKHTQASGNQDERQDTSSEGVSNVEDQNDSDSTPPKKKMRKTENGMYACDLCDKIFQKSSSLLRHKYEHTGKRPHECGICKKAFKHKHHLIEHMRLHSGEKPYQCDKCGKRFSHSGSYSQHMNHRYSYCKREAEERDSTEQEETGQEVLNNEHAGARASPSQIDSDERESLTREEEEDSEKEEEEEEEKEVEGLQEEKECRKLQDVEDEEEEEEEEEEGKTEGNKNDEVVNQASNAEPEVIQNNGQVLEEKNK; this is encoded by the exons TCACCAATTATAATAACGTGGTAGAAGCAAACTCGGATTCAGACGATGAAGATAAATTGCATAtagtggaagaagaaagtgtAACTGATGCAGCAGACTGTGATGCTAGTGTGCCAGAAGATGACTTGCCAACAGACCATACAGTATTACcagaaaacagtgaaagagAAGGGAGTACAAACAGTTGCTGGGACGATGAAG ctggaaaagaaacaaaggaaatccTGGGGCCTGAAGCTCAGACAGATGAAGTTGGATGTACAG TAAAAGAAGATGAATGTGATTCTGatgcagaaaatgaacaaaaccatgACCCTAATGTTGAAGAATTCCTTCAACAAGAAGATACAGCTGTTATCTACCCTGAAGCACCTGAGGAGGACCAGAGACAAGGCACGCCAGAAGCTAGTGGTCAGGATGAAAATG GAACGCCCGATGCATTTTCCCAACTGCTTACTTGCCCATATTGTGATCGAGGCTACAAGCGTTTTACCTCTCTGAAGGAACACATTAAATATCgccatgaaaaaaatgaagataactTTAGTTGCTCCTTGTGCAGTTACACGTTTGCATACAGAACGCAGCTCGACCGCCACATGACATCACACAAATCAGGAAGAGATCAA AGACATGTGACGCAGTCCAGTGGTAATCGAAAATTCAAGTGCACTGAATGTGGAAAAGCTTTTAAGTATAAACATCACCTAAAGGAGCACCTACGAATCCACAGTG gAGAGAAGCCATATGAGTGCTCAAACTGCAAGAAACGTTTTTCCCATTCTGGTTCATACAGTTCACACATAAGCAGTAAGAAGTGTATTGGTTTGATGCCCGTGAATGGCCGAGCCCGGTCAGGGCTCAAGACGTCTCAGtgctcctccccttccctttctgcatCACCAGGTAGCCCAGCAAGACCACAGATACGACAAAAGATAGAAAATAAACCCTTGCAAGAGCAACTTCCTGTTAACCAAATTAAAACTGAACCTGTGGATTATGAATTCAAGCCCATAGTGGTTGCTTCAGGAATTAATTGTTCGACCCCTTTGCAGAATGGGGTTTTTAGTGGTGGTAGCCCATTGCAGGCAACCAGTTCTCCTCAGGGTGTGGTGCAAGCTGTTGTTCTACCAACAGTAGGTCTGGTGTCTCCCATAAGCATCAACTTAAGTGACATTCAAAATGTACTTAAAGTGGCAGTGGATGGTAATGTAATAAGGCAAGTATTGGAAAACAATCATGCTAATCTTGCATccaaagaacaagaaacaaTCAGCAATGCATCTATACCACAAGCTGGCCATTCCCTCATTTCAGCTATCAGTCTTCCTTTGGTTGACCAAGATGGGACAACCAAAATTATCATCAACTACAGCTTGGAGCAGCCAAGTCAACTTCAGGTTGTTCCacaaaatctaaaaaaagaaaactctgttCCTACAAATagttgcaaaaatgaaaaattaccaGAAGATCTTACGGTGAAGTCTGAGAAAGATAAGAACTTTGAAGGAGAGGCCAATGATAGCACTTGTCTTCTTTGTGATGACTGTCCAGGAGATCTTAATGCACTTCAAGAATTAAAGCACTATGAAACTAAAAATCCTCCTCAGCTTCCTCAGCCCAGTGGAACAGAAGCTGAGAAGCCTGACTCCCCTGTCCCATCAGAAACTGGGGAGAACTACTTATCTCCTGGGCAGCCACCTTTAAAGAACCTTTTATCGCTCCTAAAAGCATATTATGCATTAAATGCACAACCAAGCGCAGAAGAGCTTTCAAAAATAGCTGATTCAGTAAACCTACCACTGGATGTGGTAAAAAAGTGGTTTGAAAAAATGCAAGCTGGACAAATTTCTGTGCAGTCTTCTGGACCATCTTCTCCTGAACAAGTTAAATTAAGCAGTCCCACAGATAATGATGATCAAGCAGCAACTACAACTGTGAGCGAACCCCAGAACAGCACAAATAATTCACAAAATCCTGTCAATACAACAAAATCTCAGACTTTACCAGGGGGATCAACTCTGAATGGTTCACGCAGTAGCACGCCATCCCCATCGCCACTAAACCTTTCTTCATCAAGAAATTCACAGGGTTATACGTACACAGCAGAGGGTGTACAAGAAGAGCCACAGATTGAACCTCTTGACCTTTCGCTACCAAAGCAACATGGAGAGCTATTGGAAAGATCTACCATAACTAGTGTTTACCAGAACAGTGTTTATTCTGTCCAAGAAGAACCTTTGAACTTAACTTGTGcaaaaaaagaaccacaaaaGGACAACAGTATTACAGACTCTGATCCTATTGTAAATGTAATCCCACCAAGTGCCAATCCCATAAATATTGCTATACCTACAGTCACTGCCCAGTTACCTACAATTGTTGCCATTGCTGACCAGAACAGTGTTCCATGCTTGAGAGCTCTCGCTGCCAATAAGCAAACCATTTTGATTCCACAGGTGGCTTACACATACTCTACTACAGTTAGTCCTGCAGTTCAAGAAACACCACCAAAACACACCCAAGCCAGTGGAAATCAG gatGAAAGGCAAGACACTAGCTCAGAAGGAGTATCGAATGTAGAAGATCAAAATGATTCTGATTCAACACCcccaaagaaaaagatgagaaagacagaaaatgggaTGTATGCCTGTGATTTATGTGACAAAATATTCCAGAAGAGCAGCTCATTATTGAGACATAAGTATGAACACACAG GTAAAAGACCTCATGAGTGTGGAATctgtaaaaaagcatttaaacacaAACACCATTTGATCGAACACATGCGACTGCATTCTGGGGAAAAACCCTACCAATGTGACAAATGTGGAAAGCGGTTTTCACACTCGGGGTCTTACTCTCAACACATGAATCATCGCTACTCCTACTGcaaaagagaggcagaagagcGTGACAGCACGGAACAGGAGGAGACAGGCCAGGAGGTCCTCAATAACGAGCATGCTGGTGCCAGGGCATCTCCATCACAGATCGACTCGGATGAGAGAGAGAGTCTAaccagggaagaagaggaagacagtgaaaaagaggaagaggaggaggaagaaaaagaggtagaaggacttcaggaagaaaaagaatgtagAAAACTACAAGATGTAgaggatgaagaagaagaagaagaagaagaagaagaagggaaaactgAAGGTAACAAGAATGATGAAGTTGTAAATCAAGCAAGCAATGCAGAACCAGAAGTTATACAGAATAATGGGCAGgtgttggaagaaaaaaacaaataa